The following coding sequences lie in one Montipora foliosa isolate CH-2021 chromosome 11, ASM3666993v2, whole genome shotgun sequence genomic window:
- the LOC137974972 gene encoding large ribosomal subunit protein P2-like, with translation MRYVAAYLLATLGGNKNPSASDIKDILSSVGIDVDPECLDVVIKELSGKNINEVIAQGKTKLASVPTGGAVVAGAGSAGSAAPAPGGDKEEKVEEKKEEKKEEEDEESDDDMGFGLFD, from the exons aTGCGTTACGTGGCCGCTTATCTTCTTGCCACCCTTGGGGGGAACAAAAATCCATCTGCATCAGATATCAAAGATATCCTCTCCAGTGTTGGGATTGATGTGGATCCTGAGTGCCTCGATGTCGTTATCAAAGAACTTAGTGGCAAAAATATCAATGAG GTGATTGCCCAGGGTAAGACCAAGCTTGCCTCTGTTCCTACTGGTGGTGCTGTTGTAGCTGGAGCTGGATCTGCAGGATCTGCTGCACCTGCTCCAGGTGGTGACAAAGAAGAAAAAGTGgaggaaaagaaagaagagaagaaggaagaagaagatgaGGAATCTGATGACGATATGGGATTTGGCCTGTTTGATTAA
- the LOC137974971 gene encoding mediator of RNA polymerase II transcription subunit 21-like isoform X2 gives MADRITQLQDALNQLADQFCNSVGILQQTAQPGKSFSGFDKSGDGGAVTQEGHAALFATLISRTAKDIDFLIESLPSEDCSPALQAASLHKLESESSEAGRRLEEAVIRGDILWWACHASHPQVQ, from the exons atggcggacagaATAACTCAGCTGCAGGATGCGTTGAATCAG CTTGCAGATCAGTTTTGTAATAGTGTTGGCATACTGCAACAAACAGCACAACCTGGGAAAAGTTTTTCAGGCTTTGATAAAT CAGGAGACGGTGGTGCTGTTACCCAGGAAG GTCATGCAGCTTTGTTTGCTACTCTCATCTCAAGAACTGCAAAAGACATTGATTTTTTAATTGAGTCACTACCAAGTGAAGACTGTTCACCGGCTCTTCAG GCAGCAAGCTTACACAAGTTAGAAAGTGAAAGTTCTGAAGCAGGCAGAAGGTTGGAGGAAGCAGTCATCAGGGGAG ACATTCTGTGGTGGGCTTGTCATGCATCGCACCCTCAAGTACAGTAG
- the LOC137974971 gene encoding mediator of RNA polymerase II transcription subunit 21-like isoform X1, translating to MADRITQLQDALNQLADQFCNSVGILQQTAQPGKSFSGFDKSGDGGAVTQEGHAALFATLISRTAKDIDFLIESLPSEDCSPALQAASLHKLESESSEAGRRLEEAVIRGEKILELIQQALSEIAESRLSTK from the exons atggcggacagaATAACTCAGCTGCAGGATGCGTTGAATCAG CTTGCAGATCAGTTTTGTAATAGTGTTGGCATACTGCAACAAACAGCACAACCTGGGAAAAGTTTTTCAGGCTTTGATAAAT CAGGAGACGGTGGTGCTGTTACCCAGGAAG GTCATGCAGCTTTGTTTGCTACTCTCATCTCAAGAACTGCAAAAGACATTGATTTTTTAATTGAGTCACTACCAAGTGAAGACTGTTCACCGGCTCTTCAG GCAGCAAGCTTACACAAGTTAGAAAGTGAAAGTTCTGAAGCAGGCAGAAGGTTGGAGGAAGCAGTCATCAGGGGAG aaaagatactggagttaATTCAGCAGGCTCTGAGTGAAATAGCGGAATCAAGGCTCTCAACGAAGTAA
- the LOC137977023 gene encoding uncharacterized protein yields the protein MKKPLDRVPKRLQGILVRAYDIKVQYLKGLKGKDTFLADTLSRASFPYASVNDQEERLQKHHRYYPELRPESEDDINRRTAVFENEIETLERKLFLEDIAVDVADERCDFLGKNLSLLQQNEVNLRWQCSTDESNLDALRVKHEAVQFSLYQKANPIEKWTVKSLPNLHIYFSSM from the exons ATGAAGAAACCTTTGGATCGTGTCCCCAAGCGTTTACAAGGCATACTAGTGCGAGCCTATGACATCAAAGTACAGTATCTCAAGGGTCTCAAGGGCAAGGATACGTTCCTTGCAGATACTCTTAGTAGAGCTTCCTTTCCCTACGCCAGCGTTAACGACCAAGAGGA GAGGCTTCAGAAGCATCACAGGTATTACCCGGAATTAAGACCAGAATCCGAAGACGACATCAACCGCAGAACAGCTGTCTTTGAGAACGAAATTGAAACTTTAGAGAGAAAGCTATTCCTGGAAGACATTGCTGTTGATGTCGCGGATGAACGCTGCGATTTCCTGGGCAAGAATCTAAg CCTTCTCCAACAGAACGAGGTTAATCTTCGATGGCAGTGTTCAACGGATGAAAGTAACTTGGACGCATTAAGAGTTAAACACGAGGCTGTTCAATTTAGTCTGTATCAAAAAGCAAATCCCATTGAGAAATGGACTGTTAAATCACTGCCCAACTTGCATATTTACTTTTCATCGATGTAA